Proteins encoded by one window of Candidatus Paceibacterota bacterium:
- the rplJ gene encoding 50S ribosomal protein L10, translating into MPISKTQKNEIFAKVKDALSKSQSAVFVNFHGLPVADSTNLRKNLRGNGVSFMVAKKTITKKALAEQKLEGEMPSLDGELAIAYGDDLIAPAREVYDFQKKFEGKLAILGGIFEGKYMSKEEMTSIAAIPPLKVLRAQFVNLINSPLQGLVIALNAIAEKKA; encoded by the coding sequence ATGCCAATCTCAAAAACCCAAAAGAATGAGATTTTTGCCAAAGTCAAAGATGCTTTGAGCAAATCTCAGTCAGCCGTCTTTGTGAATTTTCATGGTTTGCCTGTGGCCGACTCTACCAATCTGCGAAAAAATCTTCGCGGCAACGGAGTTAGCTTCATGGTAGCCAAGAAAACTATCACTAAGAAAGCGCTTGCAGAGCAAAAATTGGAAGGGGAGATGCCTTCGCTTGATGGAGAACTCGCTATTGCGTATGGTGACGATCTGATCGCACCCGCTCGAGAAGTGTATGATTTCCAAAAAAAGTTTGAAGGTAAACTTGCTATCCTCGGAGGTATTTTTGAAGGAAAATATATGAGCAAGGAAGAAATGACTTCAATTGCCGCTATTCCTCCTCTCAAAGTGCTCCGTGCTCAGTTTGTCAATCTCATCAACTCTCCGCTCCAGGGCCTAGTCATCGCTCTCAACGCCATCGCCGAGAAGAAAGCGTAA